The following coding sequences lie in one Arthrobacter globiformis genomic window:
- a CDS encoding ABC transporter ATP-binding protein yields the protein MTDTTIKRSLTGARALSAQGLAKTYGTGATARTVLGDISFDVYDRETVCIVGPSGAGKTTLLRCLAGLMPSTAGTVFIGEDKVVGPPPRMAVVFQDYSRSLMPWLTVQANVELPLRGRPGISATQRRERARAALASVGLENSGSQHPWQLSGGMQQRVAIARAVAYEPAVLLMDEPFASVDAQTRSDLEDLTHTIKEKYGMTILLVTHDIEESVYLADRVIVLSGTPTSVSEIVPVNLPHPRDQVATKSTREFADLRAHILGLVRRQQP from the coding sequence ATGACTGACACAACCATCAAACGCAGCCTCACCGGCGCGCGCGCACTCTCGGCTCAAGGTCTTGCCAAGACCTACGGCACCGGAGCCACCGCACGGACCGTGCTGGGGGACATCAGCTTTGACGTCTACGACCGGGAAACCGTCTGCATCGTCGGACCGTCCGGCGCCGGAAAGACAACCCTTCTGCGCTGCCTGGCAGGGCTGATGCCCTCCACAGCGGGAACAGTCTTCATCGGCGAAGACAAGGTCGTCGGACCACCGCCACGAATGGCCGTCGTCTTCCAGGACTACAGCCGCTCCCTGATGCCCTGGTTGACGGTGCAGGCCAATGTGGAGCTCCCTCTGCGGGGCCGGCCCGGAATATCAGCGACGCAGCGGCGGGAACGGGCCCGCGCCGCCCTCGCCAGCGTCGGGCTGGAAAACAGCGGATCCCAGCACCCCTGGCAACTGTCAGGCGGCATGCAGCAGCGGGTAGCCATCGCCCGGGCCGTCGCCTACGAACCCGCAGTCCTACTGATGGATGAACCCTTCGCGTCCGTTGATGCCCAAACCCGCTCCGATTTGGAAGACCTGACTCACACCATCAAGGAAAAATACGGCATGACGATTCTTCTCGTCACCCACGACATCGAAGAATCCGTCTACCTGGCAGACCGTGTCATCGTGCTCTCCGGCACCCCCACCAGCGTCAGTGAGATCGTCCCCGTGAACCTGCCCCACCCGCGGGACCAGGTAGCAACCAAATCCACCCGGGAGTTCGCTGACCTCCGCGCCCACATCCTCGGCCTCGTCCGCCGGCAGCAGCCATGA
- a CDS encoding ABC transporter permease produces the protein MRAVLGKTTNLVTEVWLPVAGFLAWWILSSTSTSLYFPPLSRITTEIGTVMTARFETDILPSLQNLGAGLAVSVILGIAIGLLLGLVPALYTALQPLLEFMRAIPGVALLPIALFMFGIGAEMKVAIIVFGAFWPVLMNTIDGIRGIDVLVKDVARSYTIRRRDYLWRIILPAASPQIIAGIRISVSLGVILIVASEYVASTEGIGYIELQSARQYDMDVMWAALLILGILGYLSNVLFRIIEHRLLRWHRGLRGTDQGGPQ, from the coding sequence ATGAGAGCAGTCCTTGGCAAAACGACAAACCTCGTCACGGAGGTGTGGCTGCCCGTCGCCGGCTTCCTGGCCTGGTGGATCCTCAGCAGCACCAGTACCTCGCTGTACTTCCCACCACTTAGCCGGATCACCACCGAAATCGGCACCGTAATGACGGCGCGCTTCGAAACCGACATCCTTCCCAGCCTGCAGAATCTCGGAGCCGGCCTCGCCGTCTCCGTCATCCTCGGCATCGCCATCGGTCTGCTCCTGGGACTGGTGCCAGCGCTGTATACAGCGCTGCAGCCGCTGCTGGAGTTCATGCGGGCCATTCCGGGCGTAGCGCTGCTGCCGATTGCCCTGTTCATGTTCGGCATCGGGGCCGAAATGAAGGTGGCCATCATCGTGTTCGGCGCCTTCTGGCCGGTTCTGATGAACACCATCGACGGAATCAGGGGCATCGACGTCCTCGTCAAAGACGTCGCCCGCAGCTACACCATCAGACGGCGGGACTACCTGTGGCGCATCATCCTTCCCGCGGCGTCACCGCAGATCATTGCAGGCATCCGGATCAGTGTTTCCCTCGGTGTGATCCTCATCGTGGCCAGCGAATACGTCGCCTCCACCGAGGGCATCGGATACATCGAACTCCAGTCGGCCCGGCAGTACGACATGGACGTCATGTGGGCGGCCCTCCTGATCCTCGGAATCCTGGGATACCTGTCCAACGTGCTTTTCAGAATTATCGAACACCGTCTGCTCCGCTGGCACCGTGGCCTGCGCGGAACAGACCAAGGAGGACCACAATGA